Within Lolium rigidum isolate FL_2022 chromosome 5, APGP_CSIRO_Lrig_0.1, whole genome shotgun sequence, the genomic segment gTGTCATTTCAGTGGTTGACAACATGTTCTCTGTTTTGTTGGAGGGATTAACCTTTTGCAGTAGATGTTCTCGTAAGAAAGTTATGATTGTGTGCATCAACCAAGCGGAGGATGGAAGCATGCATCACCTCCACTTCTAATAAACCTACTGATGTACTCTTTATGCAGTTATGGCTCTCTGCGGGGCTAGCTTGAATCTACAGCCTCTGGCATATCGGGCGGAATAGTCTTAGGTCATCTACACATTATATACTACTCTCGCCGTTCGGATTAAATCAGCGCAGAGTGGTGTTAATCCTAGCATACAAGTAGTGTTGTCTCACGTCAATTAAATGTGACCAGAGTACTACTTGTTACACGAATGCTTAGAGAGAGGATGTAGCAAAATCATCAAGCATCCATGCATACACAAACTATAATCATACAATAAAATTAAGCAGCATTTTCTACATTACAAACTCATGCATGAGCACATCCATCAGTGCACCAATGCTAGACGATAAGCACTTCAATTATTGTCTTGTGAGCAAGGCAGGAAGGAGAAAAAACGGTTTTATTTTGCCCATGCACCTCTCTACACATGCATTGTGCACATATGAGGTTCGTCTATAGCTCAATCCGTTGAGATTTTCTCAAGTCTCGGTCAATTTAGAAAAGTGCAACTTCAGTTTAGCAAAAAAGTTGCAACTTGCACTTTTCTAACAAAAGTGCAACTTTTCACTAACTAAACCATCTACAAAAATTCGAGTTGATTGGGATTTAGCAAAATCGATAAGATGAACACATCATTTACCATTTGGACGGGATCCATTCTCATCAaagtattactccctccgattcacgccaatttagatgtatctagacatattttaaatgtaaatacatccattttagtggcAAATAATATAGATCGGAGGAAGCAGTAGAATGAGATGAAATCACTTTATTGCATGCATGGTGCGTTCAGCAAGCGCATGCCATTTAATCTGCAGTCTGGCTGCTCGAGCTGTGCACGAATTATACTAGTAAAGATGCAGTTTAATCAGTGTACGAATTACGAATTTCACTTGCCTTtgcggtgatggtgatgatggcggtGGCGGCCGGGAACGGCATGACGCTGGTGTGCGTGATGGCGAGCCgaagcgcctccacctccgccagcaCCCTCACCACCAAACCCCTCGCGTTCTTGCAGTGGATCCGCACCAGCACGCTCTCGCCCGACACCCGCACCTCGATCTCCggcagcccgccgccgccgtggctcTGCTCGGCGACGTCGTCACCTCCGCCGGCTAGGCCTAGGCATGGCTTCTTCTTGTTGACGAGCACGGCGGAGCGGACGAtgttggtggtggcggcggcggcgctgccgtcGTCCTCGAGCGTCTTCACCTTATCCTGCAGCTCCCTCACGTACTTCACTGCGTCCCCAAGAATCGTCGCCTTGTCCATCTTCAGATCAGTTTATCGCAGATCAGTTCATCGTGATCTTAAATATTCTTAATTAACACATGCGAAGTTAAATTCTTAATTAATCTGGTTACCAGCAGTTTAATATGCTGCACTGGAGGATTAGCAAGAAGAAGCATGGAATGAAATCGAGGaaggtggaagaagaagaagaaccttctTGAGGCCGGGGATGACGGTGGAGAGCTCGATGAAGCGCTGGTTGATCTTCTCCCTgcggcggcgctcggcgatgATGTGGTCCTGCACGGGCCCGCCGGCAGatgccgccgacgccgacgaagacGCCGCCGTGCCTCCTCCCTGTCCGTGGGACGCCGTAGCTGCCAGTAGTCCCCCAGCACGCCTCCCTGCGGTGTGCGTACTGTGGCCTCCtctcacggcggcggcggcagcggcagcagccgGACTCGGCAGCGAGGCTTCGGTCGTCTGCGCGGACGCGGCACTGAAGTTCCAGCTCATGGGTCTGCTGGTCCTGGCGCTGGCCGTGTGCGGTGACCACccagaggcggcggcggtggcggccgtcGCATCGTAGTCCATGGCGGCGGCGCAGGGGCTGTCGCAGGAGCTGGCGCTCCAGCTGTTGCTCGCCCGGTGCTGGTCCACTTGCACCGTCAGGTCAGCTCGgaagccgccgccggcagcggtcGACTGGCGCCGTAGCGCCTGCAGCGAGGGGAAGGCTGCTGGACCAGCACCAGCactgctgccgccgccgtcgccggagccaCCAGTACCGCCGTACGCGGGAGGAGCGACggcgtggtgctgctgctggtccAGCGAATTCATCGCCCACTGCATGAAGTCGTCCATGGCTCAACAGATCGATCCCTGCAAGCTAGAAGAGACAAATCACTACACCTGGCTGGCAGCTTAGCATGATTGGACTGATGATGATCTGAAGCAAAGAATACCTCCAGATCTCTTTCACTCTCAAGAGTTCAGTCTCTAGACAGCAGAGAGGAGAGAAAGCAAAGCGGAATTGAGGGAACAAATACCAAAAGAATAGTTTTTCGTGGTGTGTCCTAATCCTACTAGCTACTACTAGTATTATACTTGTGCATTTCACATTGCACCCCACGGAGAATATAGTATAGGTCAGTCCATTGATcactgtatgtatgtatgtatgtatgccaACCTATCGGTAAGATTCCAACCGTTGATTCATGCTTCAAGATTCGTGCGGACCTTAATAGAATGTATTGTTTTGAAATGGTGATGCCTAACTTGCATGAAAGTTCTATTTACTTGTATGCACCTCTTATGAAATAGCTATATTTGATATCGGCGGGTCGCTGGAGCCGAAGGCCGGAGAAGAAGGTGGTGGGGCTTAGCAAGGCGAGGCGTCGCGGCAGTGCGCTGGCCGCGGGCGGGGGAGGACGCCGGTGGTGGTTGCTGGTGAACAGCTCCCTGGAATGGGAGAAGTAGATTCACCGGAGACAAAGAAAAATGCCATCGGCAAAAGAGTTAGTGACGCAGTTGACTAAGAATTACCCTAATTCCCACTCAGCTGCCCCTGAGAGGGACCCAATTTATAATGCAGTTTAACATGATACGTGCAAGGAGACTCTTGGGTTGCATAAAACTTTTGAATTTTGTTTCCAACAAAATGTAATATCATCGAGCAGGGGAAAGCCAAAAACTCATACACATATACTATATTGCGTGTGGATGCACGTTCGAAGAGTCAACCTTTGAGCGTATACGTACTCAATCGAACTAGCTATGTGCGTGCTACATGTGTAGCCTGCTACTTAACTAATTAATTATTATGGAGGCCCCGTGACCATTTCTAGGGTTCATACGGCCGGTTTGTACGTGTAGACAGCTCTAGTAAAAAAACACTAACCATGTCATGCATGACAGGATATAGATCGATGGCTCAATTATTTTGATTTTCAGTGCACCGTGCCAAGTGTCATTCTCTTGTTATGAAGTTGAGCATGCTTGCATTGCATGACACATCACCGTCTCACTGACTTGCAGGCAcgtgcacgagggccccacactccaGAAATGAACGAGCGTGCACATAAATCCACATCATCTATTTCGAAAGCTGTTATTGAGCATGAAACGGTGTACGGAAACAAAATATAATTGTACATGGAAATGGGGCAGACAAGACAGCAGCGCGCGCATGTGTATATGTCAATATGTGCAACAGCCATATGTGGTTGTGACTGGATTCATGATGAGCGTGCAGGTGAGATACTGTCGATCTTGCTCATCATGCGTAGACTTATTATTTCACAAGACTAATCGAACTAAGCACAATTATGGATGTGCACCAAAATTTGACCTCATCAATCATCATCTTAAAGGAAGTCTGGTTAGTTGGTTCAGAGGGCCTCATGTATCCTTAACCCATCCATGCTATTAGAGACCATAATATTAAAAAACATGTTATTAAAGTGTTATCTCTGAAGGTCGTACCTTCTAGTTTTTGCAAAATTccaccaatctattaataatcagcaacaacaatacaaacaTCCTTAAAAGTAGCTAAATTTACAAATAGTTCTTTAAACCATCTAGCGATGATTATATGCGTAGACTAGTGAGAGCCGAAGGCACTCCGCCGTGTTCGCCTCTCCATCACCCGAGCATGGCAAAACTTGTGGTACTGTAGTTTGTTGTAGTACACATACGGGAAGTCGTCGTTCTACGACCCTAAAGAACTAGCGCACTACACCAATGATGATAACCGTAGAACGGATGGGGTGACCTAAAATCACACAAGCGAACATGAAAACTTACCGTATCCCAAGAGATCCACCGGACACACAACTTCATGTGCACTCCATTGACGCTAAACGCAACACCGGAACGTGCAAATAGGGTATTCTGACTTTAAGATGTAGTCATCATCGCACCATCTTGAAGAAGATATTGAAAAATAACCCAACCAAACAACGAAAATCCTCCCACCAACAAGGGGCTATGGTCCACCAcgtctccaaggccccaagggatGGAGCGGATCAGTAGGTAGATCACCCCTCTCTCTTGGACTAGACAAACTGATTCATAAGGTTATCTTCATGTACACTTCATATCTTCTCTGTTACCTTTTGGAAGTCGATATAGTTATACGGCGATCAAAGGTTACTTAGAAAATTCGTTactaatactacctccatcccaaagcttaaggcttatattttttttgaaaagtcaaaccaagtaaagtttgaccaaacttttagaacaatttattaaaaaaatatagtattttgtagataccatacgaaaatatattttattatctatttaatgatattaattttgtattttccatgttaatgattttggtaaaatcttagtcaaacttgacatagtttgactttctaaaaataatactcccttcgtcccaaaatgtaaggcgcctaAGCTTTAGTCATAAGTCAAcatattttaattttgaacaaatttatacgtaaaaatataaacattcacaaaacaaaatcaatatcaatagattcacctgaaagtatagtttctcaaaatatccatttgatattgtagatatttttatttttccgtataaatttggtcaaacttagaagATGTTGACTTTTGGCTAAAACTTAGTCATCTTACATTTtgtgatggagggagtataagccttaagctttgggatggaggtagtaaacaatacttggcacaataatgaatCATCTCTTTACACTTAACATTTAAAGGCTTTTTAACGTCACTCTATATTGTAACCAAAAGTTGTTAGAAAAGTTGGTGACTGATATATATATGGTATATATGGTGCAACGGTTAAAACATGTTCTTAGACCCTAAAATATCATCGAACTACTAAACGATGTCTTATCATGCTCGGTCCCTTAGGCAATTAATTAGACACTCTGCCACTAGTTTTCTGGAACCTTTCCAGTGGACCTCCTGCCCCTTTTCCTTCATCAAACTAGTCCATTTATCAGTACTTCGACATATGAGGtgaatagtacatgtatttcctctactagttttcttctctatcaatgaagaaatgtGCTTCACTagtcaaaaaaatataaaaatccgTCCAGTTCATAATAAGTGTAGTGGTTTTGGTATAAATCTAAACTAAAACCAGGATACTTATTAGTCACTCTATCTATAAAAGATGTCGTAACTTTGTTTTACTCTACATATATctacactaaaacatgtctagatacaaaaATTGTGACATCTTTTAGGAAGTACTACCTTTGGTCCCATTTAATCGACACAAGTGTATGTAAAGTTGAACTGCTTCAGCTGTACTCCGGTGTCAATTAATAACGACATGAGGAAGTAGTGTCTA encodes:
- the LOC124652232 gene encoding transcription factor NAI1-like is translated as MDDFMQWAMNSLDQQQHHAVAPPAYGGTGGSGDGGGSSAGAGPAAFPSLQALRRQSTAAGGGFRADLTVQVDQHRASNSWSASSCDSPCAAAMDYDATAATAAASGWSPHTASARTSRPMSWNFSAASAQTTEASLPSPAAAAAAAAVRGGHSTHTAGRRAGGLLAATASHGQGGGTAASSSASAASAGGPVQDHIIAERRRREKINQRFIELSTVIPGLKKMDKATILGDAVKYVRELQDKVKTLEDDGSAAAATTNIVRSAVLVNKKKPCLGLAGGGDDVAEQSHGGGGLPEIEVRVSGESVLVRIHCKNARGLVVRVLAEVEALRLAITHTSVMPFPAATAIITITAKVEEGFNSTVDDIVRRLNSALHQHYGANSDQNTAKREC